Below is a genomic region from Streptosporangium album.
CAGGATCCAGTAGCCGACCTCCCCTGCCCCGTCACCGGGGGTCCTGAGCCTGATGTGCCCCAGCACCTCGCCGGTCGTCGCGTCCGTGATCGCGAACGAGGCCGACGAGCCGTCCGCCCATCCCGCGGTCCGGTCGGCGATCCACGTCCTCGCGTCGGGCTCCTCCGGGGTGCGGGTCGCCCACCGGCGGATCTCCGGGTCACGTAGCGCCTCCGCCACCACCTCGGCGTCGGCCGGGCGCCACGGCCGGAGATGGAGCCTTCCTGCGGTGATCTCCATGGGTTCCACGTCCGCCGAGCGTACCCGCCGCCGGCGGCTCCAGGCTCCGGTCCGGAATCGCATCATGATCGTAGATACTCGGGCACGTAAGGGTGGCGAAAAAGTAGAGGTACACGGGAGCATGAGACCCTTGCCCTACTTCGATGCACGATGAGAAGGGCGGCACGCGGGAGATGGCACAGATCGTCGGTGGCGGACGCCCGGTCAACGACGCCGAGCGACGGGTCATCGCCCATCTGCGAGACAACGCGCCCAGCGACTGGCTGCTGCTGCACAACATCGAGGTGCCGCGCGGCGACGACACCTTCGAGGTCGACGTCATCGTCTTGACCGGCCATTCGCTCTGCGTCATCGACGTCAAGGGCACGCGGGGCCGGATCGAGGTCTCCGGAGCCCGCTGGTTCCCGGCGCGACGGGACGCGTTCCGCTCTCCGGTGGCCAAACTCCGCGGCAACGGGCGCGCCCTCAAGGGACTGCTCACCCAGGAACGCCGCGAGCTGGAGCGGGTCTACGTCGACAGTGTCGTCGTGCTGACCGGGCCGGACGCCGAGCTGGTCGACCCGGCCGGCCGCGACTCACGGCACGTCACCGACCTGCGCGGCCTGATCGGCACGCTGAGCAACGTCTCTCGTGTCAGACGCGGCTACACCCCGGACGCCACGCCGTACCGCACGCCGATCCTGGAGGCCCTGAACGGCAGCGTACGGCGCTCCACCGCGCCGCCCCGGTTCGGCAACTGGGAGGTGGAGGAGCAGCTCGGCGGCGACAACCGGGTCACCGAGTATCGCGCGATCAACGCGACGGTCCCGGGCAGCGAGACGGTTCTGCTCCGGGTGTACCGGGCCGACCCGCTGGCCGAGGAGAAGCCGCGCGCGGCCGAGCGGCGGCTGATCGCCAACGCCTACCAGTCCCTCACCCGGATCCCCCCGCACCCGTGCGTCGTGCGTTCCCGCGACTTCTTCGCGATCGACGACGAGAGCCGGTTCGTGCTGGTCCTCGACGACGTGCACGGCCAGGCGCTGCACCTGCACCTGACCTCCTCCCGGCGGACGCTGTCCACCCGCGCCATGCTCGACGTGGTCGAGGACATGCTGCTGGGTCTGGCCCACGTCCACGCCAACAACGTCATCCACCGCGCGCTCAGCCCGGCCTGTGTCCTGGTGACCGAGGACGGCCGGGCGATGCTGACGGGATTCGACTACGCCAAACCGGGCCCCCGGGCGCACACCGTGGCCAACGAGCTCCCCAACGTCCTCGACACCCACTACGTGGCCCCCGAGTGCCAGGTCAGTCCCGAGCGGATGACGGCCGCCTCCGACGTGTACGCGGCCGGGGTGATCGCCTTCCACCTGCTGGCCGGTGAACTGCCCCCGGCGAGCCCGGACGCCGAGACAGCCGTGGACGGCGTGCCGGCCGAGGTCATGGAACTGCTGCGGCGCATGCGCGACCACACGCCCGCCAAGCGTCCGAGCGCGGCGGAGACCCTGGGCGCCCTGCGGCGGGCACGCGAGGGGCTCGCGACGGAGCGGGAGCCCGTGCTGCTCGACAGGCTCCGGGGCAGGTTCCGGCGGAGGTCCGGGCGGCAGCCGTGAAGGCGGATCAGAGGTTCGACGAAGTAGAGGTGTGACGGTGAGGCCGACGACGGCCACGAGGAGCGGGTGGCGACCCGCCTGACCGCCGGGGGCGGGGACGGAAGGCGGCGGTCCCCGGGTGAACGCTCACCCGGGGACCGCCGCCTTGGGTCGTCTTCTCAGTGCCTGGGCCCGCCGGAACGGAAGCGGTTCATGAACTCGCGCAGCCGGCGCTGGTTGCGCGGGTCGCGGGCCATCCCCTTGGCCTTCTCGAGGTTCCGCTGTCCCTGCGGGCTGCTCAGATAACTCCGGATCCGGTCAACCATGGATGCCATGTCGTCCTCCCACCCTCTCGGAACCACCGCTACCCCCGGAGCCCGGCTCCAATCAGGGCCCGGCGAGAAGCCGGGTCAGGAGTCGACGAAGTCGTTCGGGACCATCACGCGCAGGCCGTTGGGGACGGTCCGGATCGTGATGGGGGTCGTCAGGCGGACCTCGCCGTCGACGTCGGCCGACAGCGGGGGGTCGGTCTCCAGGAGCATCTCCCTGCCGACCACGAAGGGCCCGCCCGCCAGGCTGCGCCAGCGGCCGCCGGCGGCGCGGACCAGGGTCTCCCCCAGCAACCTCAGGCGCTTGCCCGAACCGAGCTGGTAGGCGACCAGCCGGCCGTTGTCGATGCTGATGTCCCTGGCCACCTGCCAGCCGCCGTGGAAGCGGCCGTTGGCGATGTTGAGCTGGTGGGTGAGCAGCTCGTGGCGCTTGCCGTCGACCGTGATGAAGGCGCGGAACGGCTGGTGGCGCGGGAGGATCGTCAGGGCGGTGAGGGGGTAGGCGGCGCGGCCGAGGATGCGCTTGAGCCAGGGCCTGACCTTGCCGGCCACCTCGACGGAGACGCCGAAGCTGGCCAGGTTGGCGAATTCCCGGTCCCCGGCTATACCCAGGTCGATGTCGGCGACCTTGCCGGTGCGCAGCACCTGGATCGCGCCGCGCAGGTCGAGCGGGAGGCCGAGGCTGCGGGCGAAGTTGTTGGTCGTCCCCAGGGGCAGCACGCCGAGGGCGACGTCGCGGTGGGCGACGTGCTTGACGGCGGCGCTGAGCGTGCCGTCACCGCCGCCCACGACGAGCAGGTCGGGCCGGGCGTCCAGGGCCTCCTCCAGCGTGGCACGGAGGCGCCTGGGGTCGTCCAGGGGGTACAGACGGATCGGCTCGAGTCCCTCGGCCTGGAGCGCGCGGACCACCTCCGGGTAGAGGCGGCGGCCGCGGCGCGACCGCGTGTTGACCACCACGCAGAGCCGGCCTCCGGTCCGGACGGCCTCGGTGTGCTCGGCCTTGCTGCGAAGCTCTCCCACGCTGCCCCTCTTCGGTCGGTTCTCCTTACGCAAAGAGTAGGGCCCCGCCGTCTGCGGACGGCGGGGCCCACTGGCCGGTGAGCCGGGACTATTTCTTGGGCGGGGTCACGTAGACGATCGCGCCGAGGTTGCCCGGGAGCGGGGTGAGCAGCCGGAACTTGACGCCCAGCGCCTTGCCCTCGTCGCCGGGGTTGCCGGTGCCGAGGACGTGGCCGTTGCCGAGGTCGGTGCCGTACAGCTCGGTGGCGGGGGTGCCGTCGACGTTGACGACCCGGGTGCTGTAGGGCTGGTCGCCCTTGGACGGGACGACCACCGAGGCGTCGAAGTCGCGGTAGCCGAGCGCCCCGTTACGGACCTCCATGCCCGGGTACCAGGTCTTGGCGTCGGTGAACTCGGGGACGCCGGACTGCGCGCCGATCTTGGTGCAGTACTCGCTGAACGGCTCGCCCGCCGCCTCCACGCACTCGGTGAAGGGGTAGGTCTTGCCGAAGGAGAAGGCCGCGTTGCCGGTCTGGACGCGTCCCTGCAGGTTGTCCCTGAGCTCGCCGTCCTTCTCCGCCGCCACACCGGTACGGCGGAGCGGTTCGTAGTGCGAGTCGACGAGGAGCAGACTCCCCTTGGAGCCGATGCTCGGCGCCAGTTCGAGGTTGTTGACCAGTGAGTTGTTGGTGAAGGTCGAGTCGCGATACCAGACCAGCAGGCCGGGCGCGTTGTACTTGAACTTCTCGACCTTCCAGGCGCTGTCACGGGAGTAGTTCGTGTCGTAGGCGTACTGCAGGCCCTTGTCGAAGCCGTCGAAGTTGCGCCACTCGGCGAGGTAGAACCGCGAGACCTCCCGCTGGCCGTCGTTGACGATCCAGCCCTGGCCGTGGGTGTTGGTGAAGGTGCCGCTGCTCGGCGTCCAGCCGTTGAGGCCGCCCTCGACGTCGTCGCTCCAGACGGTCTGGGTGCCGTTGGTGAGCGCGAGGTCGTCGGCGTGCCAGCCGCGCGGGGTGAAGGCCGCGTCGGTGTCGTAGACCAGCCGGAGCTTGACGGTCTTGCCCGCGAACGGGGTCAGGTCGACGTAGTCGTGCCGCCAGCCGTCGGTGTTGCCGGTGAGGCCGTACTTCCTGTTGCCGAACTTGGCGAGGTTCTTGTTCGGGTCATCGTAGGAGTCGTCGGTCGAGACCAGGGCGCCGCCCTCGGTGTAGACCTTCTGCTGGGTGTAGGTCGCGCCGCCGTCGGCGGAGACCTCGACGAAGCCGAAGTCCCAGTCCTGCTCGATCTCGTAGTTGTTCCAGAGCCAGAACTTCACGTCGGTCCCGGCGGGGACCTGGACCTCACGCGTGACCTTGGAGTCGCCCCACTCCTGGTCGAGGTTGGACCAGAGCGCCTTGGTGCCGCTGTGCGGCTTGACCATCTCCAGGGGGGCGCTGTCCAGGTTGACCCGGACACCGTCCTCGGTGAGCTTGGGCGTGCGGGAGGACTGGCCCACCGTCACCGCGCGGGCGTGGTCACCGGGGTTGAAGACCTTGGGGTTGGCCCAGCCGAGGATCCACTTGTCCCACAGGCCCATGTGGGTCGGCATCGACTGGAAGATCGGCCCGCTGTGCGAGCCGCTGGACATCAGGTCCCAGAAGTCGACGGCCGAGGAGCCCTGGCCGCTGGTGTCGTAGAGGTCCGGCAGGCCGAGGTCGTGGCCGTACTCGTGGGCGAAGACGCCGACGCCGGAGTCCTCGGGCTGCACGATGTAGTTGGAGATCTTCACGTTCTTGCCGGGGACCTGGTAGCCGCCCGCCACCGCGCTGGAGTGGGCCCAGATCGAGTAGGTGCCCTCGGCCCCGCCGTCGGAGGACTTGTCCTTGCCTGCGTGGACGAGCACCAGGT
It encodes:
- a CDS encoding GNAT family N-acetyltransferase yields the protein MEITAGRLHLRPWRPADAEVVAEALRDPEIRRWATRTPEEPDARTWIADRTAGWADGSSASFAITDATTGEVLGHIRLRTPGDGAGEVGYWILAGARGRGVAGHAVGAVARWAFACLDLSRLDLRHAAENPASCRVAQKGGFALTRLLTEPSWDEGDETVEVHLHTLSHG
- the mads6 gene encoding methylation-associated defense system protein kinase MAD6; protein product: MHDEKGGTREMAQIVGGGRPVNDAERRVIAHLRDNAPSDWLLLHNIEVPRGDDTFEVDVIVLTGHSLCVIDVKGTRGRIEVSGARWFPARRDAFRSPVAKLRGNGRALKGLLTQERRELERVYVDSVVVLTGPDAELVDPAGRDSRHVTDLRGLIGTLSNVSRVRRGYTPDATPYRTPILEALNGSVRRSTAPPRFGNWEVEEQLGGDNRVTEYRAINATVPGSETVLLRVYRADPLAEEKPRAAERRLIANAYQSLTRIPPHPCVVRSRDFFAIDDESRFVLVLDDVHGQALHLHLTSSRRTLSTRAMLDVVEDMLLGLAHVHANNVIHRALSPACVLVTEDGRAMLTGFDYAKPGPRAHTVANELPNVLDTHYVAPECQVSPERMTAASDVYAAGVIAFHLLAGELPPASPDAETAVDGVPAEVMELLRRMRDHTPAKRPSAAETLGALRRAREGLATEREPVLLDRLRGRFRRRSGRQP
- a CDS encoding diacylglycerol/lipid kinase family protein, with protein sequence MGELRSKAEHTEAVRTGGRLCVVVNTRSRRGRRLYPEVVRALQAEGLEPIRLYPLDDPRRLRATLEEALDARPDLLVVGGGDGTLSAAVKHVAHRDVALGVLPLGTTNNFARSLGLPLDLRGAIQVLRTGKVADIDLGIAGDREFANLASFGVSVEVAGKVRPWLKRILGRAAYPLTALTILPRHQPFRAFITVDGKRHELLTHQLNIANGRFHGGWQVARDISIDNGRLVAYQLGSGKRLRLLGETLVRAAGGRWRSLAGGPFVVGREMLLETDPPLSADVDGEVRLTTPITIRTVPNGLRVMVPNDFVDS
- a CDS encoding immune inhibitor A domain-containing protein — translated: MVPVVGLAATGLAIGGTSAEADTSAARYQPTAADYYINYAPPRDEPEVHDPAVPDSKARKVSPSRKIEQKFSGGNPAAARVLAAREAEAIRSGLNPADFLFKKAKTAKSAKLLTLLVEFNDKANDDFSGFVRPASVTDDTCVTEPAGTLLNGPLHNKIPDPALLSHKDNNSFWVPDFSPEHFNKMLYSSEGITQRVRPDLTDPRDGRKGIDISKHTMKNMYEEMSKGAYTVTGQASPWIKVPHSEAYYGARACGKEIQDMSGHPSNPLGPGQLAIDAVNSLAAADPAFPWADYDVEDVADSDGDGNFAEPDGVVDHLVLVHAGKDKSSDGGAEGTYSIWAHSSAVAGGYQVPGKNVKISNYIVQPEDSGVGVFAHEYGHDLGLPDLYDTSGQGSSAVDFWDLMSSGSHSGPIFQSMPTHMGLWDKWILGWANPKVFNPGDHARAVTVGQSSRTPKLTEDGVRVNLDSAPLEMVKPHSGTKALWSNLDQEWGDSKVTREVQVPAGTDVKFWLWNNYEIEQDWDFGFVEVSADGGATYTQQKVYTEGGALVSTDDSYDDPNKNLAKFGNRKYGLTGNTDGWRHDYVDLTPFAGKTVKLRLVYDTDAAFTPRGWHADDLALTNGTQTVWSDDVEGGLNGWTPSSGTFTNTHGQGWIVNDGQREVSRFYLAEWRNFDGFDKGLQYAYDTNYSRDSAWKVEKFKYNAPGLLVWYRDSTFTNNSLVNNLELAPSIGSKGSLLLVDSHYEPLRRTGVAAEKDGELRDNLQGRVQTGNAAFSFGKTYPFTECVEAAGEPFSEYCTKIGAQSGVPEFTDAKTWYPGMEVRNGALGYRDFDASVVVPSKGDQPYSTRVVNVDGTPATELYGTDLGNGHVLGTGNPGDEGKALGVKFRLLTPLPGNLGAIVYVTPPKK